In Thermodesulforhabdus norvegica, a single window of DNA contains:
- a CDS encoding 4Fe-4S dicluster domain-containing protein produces the protein MARVVIIKESCKGVEDCGICVYICPKSLFGPSGEMNSLGYIPPRLSNEEECTACRSCMYMCPDFAIVVDANSMTNTEEGDDE, from the coding sequence ATGGCTCGTGTCGTCATCATCAAAGAATCCTGCAAAGGGGTCGAAGATTGCGGCATATGTGTTTACATATGTCCCAAATCACTTTTTGGTCCCTCAGGAGAAATGAATTCCCTCGGTTACATTCCCCCTCGGCTATCCAATGAGGAGGAATGTACTGCCTGCAGGAGTTGCATGTACATGTGTCCCGATTTTGCCATAGTCGTTGATGCAAACAGCATGACCAATACCGAAGAGGGAGATGATGAATAG
- a CDS encoding MFS transporter — protein sequence MAAFSQRWRIFSLCSLLFILSQFYRTSSAVIAPDLEREFSLSSTQLGMLGAAFFYAFALSQIPIGLLLDRKGPRLTMTVLSLIAAVGSCIFATAADYGTALLGRVMLGVGMAGNLMGPMALIGRWFERDRFATLSGVLLAMGTLGNTLSTSPLAYAAKTVGWRLTFLVLGVLTFSLSVLFYRIVRDRPGCGSVDGGYPPDFFSVRSTLSLLVVNRNYWLISAGTFLRYGTFAAIQSLWAGPYLIKQHGLSPVAAGNILLLLNVGLIMGSPLGGWLSEAVVKSSKKTVLLGLAGLSFFQFTLGLYDSPGKFSVLGVLFWGTGFFGAFGIIMYAHIKELMPDRITGTALTGINLFTMLGAAVFIHGLGSLLDRVSSEWGYSGAFVVCGLSAFVGMVLYLFTSEGIGGKDNSRQNC from the coding sequence ATGGCGGCATTTTCTCAGAGATGGCGGATTTTCTCCCTCTGCTCTCTCCTGTTCATTCTTTCTCAATTTTACCGTACCTCCAGTGCCGTAATTGCTCCCGATCTGGAGCGGGAGTTTTCTCTGTCCTCGACTCAACTGGGCATGCTTGGTGCGGCTTTTTTCTATGCCTTCGCCCTTTCTCAAATTCCCATCGGTTTGCTCCTCGATCGAAAAGGCCCTCGATTGACGATGACGGTGCTCAGCCTTATTGCTGCCGTTGGGTCCTGCATCTTTGCAACGGCTGCCGATTACGGGACGGCGCTGCTGGGCAGAGTCATGCTCGGTGTCGGTATGGCGGGGAACCTTATGGGACCCATGGCCCTGATAGGAAGGTGGTTCGAGCGGGATAGGTTTGCAACTCTTTCCGGAGTGTTGCTTGCTATGGGTACCCTGGGGAATACCCTGTCCACCAGCCCGCTGGCCTATGCCGCTAAAACGGTGGGGTGGCGGCTGACATTTCTGGTCCTTGGGGTCCTGACCTTCTCATTAAGCGTCCTCTTTTACCGTATTGTCAGGGATAGGCCCGGCTGTGGCAGTGTTGATGGTGGGTATCCTCCGGATTTTTTTTCGGTAAGAAGCACCCTTTCGCTTCTGGTGGTAAACCGGAATTACTGGCTGATTTCCGCGGGGACCTTTTTGAGGTATGGAACCTTTGCGGCAATTCAGAGCCTCTGGGCGGGCCCATACCTGATAAAGCAGCACGGTCTGAGCCCTGTTGCCGCAGGAAACATCCTTTTACTTCTGAATGTGGGACTTATTATGGGTTCGCCTCTGGGGGGATGGCTCTCCGAAGCGGTGGTGAAGTCTTCAAAAAAGACGGTGCTTTTGGGACTGGCCGGCCTGAGCTTCTTTCAATTTACTTTGGGTTTATACGATTCTCCCGGTAAGTTTTCAGTTCTGGGTGTGCTCTTCTGGGGTACGGGCTTTTTTGGAGCCTTCGGGATTATTATGTATGCTCACATAAAGGAACTCATGCCGGATCGTATCACCGGGACGGCTCTTACGGGCATTAACCTTTTTACTATGCTGGGTGCGGCGGTTTTTATTCACGGTTTGGGTTCTCTTCTGGACCGGGTTTCCTCGGAATGGGGTTATTCAGGGGCTTTTGTGGTCTGTGGTTTGAGCGCCTTTGTGGGGATGGTTTTGTACCTCTTTACGTCCGAAGGCATCGGTGGGAAAGACAACTCTCGACAAAATTGTTAA
- a CDS encoding 4-hydroxyphenylacetate 3-hydroxylase family protein: MGLKTKEEYIESLRAMNPTVYMFGQRITNVVDNPRIRAGIEATAATYELAEMDEYKDLIVTTSPLINEPVNRFTLPPSSIEDLVARVKINRTLGRRVGTCHQRCTGLDCLCALSIVTYNIDQEHGTEYHQRFLEFLKHVQKNDLTCNAGVTDAKGDRSLSPGAQPDPDMYLRVVEKKADGIVVRGAKVHQTGSLSSHEIIVLPTRALKPGEEDYAVAFAVPTDTKGLIHVVGRSTLDLREIEGCDIGNRLYSKYCPTVIFDDVFVPWERVFMCGEVKFASQMVLTFSSFHRQSHGGCKAGKIDCMIGAALTMMEYNGTAGASHHRQKLIDMIHRAETLYGCSLAASYEGKKQPSGTFFIDPVLANASKIHEGKEMAEAIRLMVDIAGGFVSDLPSDRDFENPEVGGLLRKYMKGVDGVPVENRIRMFRLIEKLALESADFVSDIHGGGSPEAHRVTILREVDLEEKKKAAKRLAGIEE, translated from the coding sequence ATGGGGCTAAAAACAAAAGAAGAGTACATCGAATCCCTTAGAGCAATGAATCCCACAGTCTATATGTTCGGACAGCGTATCACCAACGTGGTCGATAACCCCAGAATAAGAGCCGGGATAGAGGCCACCGCCGCAACCTATGAACTCGCAGAAATGGATGAGTACAAAGATCTGATTGTTACCACAAGCCCTCTGATAAATGAGCCGGTCAATCGTTTTACACTGCCCCCTTCCAGCATTGAAGACCTGGTGGCCCGGGTTAAGATTAATCGCACGCTGGGGCGGCGCGTGGGGACCTGTCATCAAAGATGCACGGGTCTGGACTGCCTGTGTGCACTTTCGATAGTCACCTACAACATCGATCAGGAACACGGTACGGAGTATCATCAGCGCTTTCTGGAATTCCTGAAGCATGTTCAGAAAAACGATTTGACCTGTAATGCCGGAGTAACGGACGCAAAAGGAGATCGGTCGCTTTCTCCGGGAGCTCAGCCAGACCCCGACATGTATCTCCGCGTCGTAGAAAAAAAGGCCGACGGCATTGTGGTAAGAGGTGCTAAAGTGCATCAGACGGGTTCTCTTTCTTCTCATGAAATCATCGTTCTCCCTACAAGGGCTCTTAAACCCGGTGAAGAGGATTATGCCGTAGCCTTTGCGGTGCCGACGGACACAAAGGGACTGATTCACGTTGTTGGGCGTTCTACCCTTGATTTAAGAGAAATCGAAGGATGCGACATAGGGAATAGGTTATATTCGAAATATTGTCCCACGGTGATCTTTGACGACGTCTTTGTCCCCTGGGAAAGAGTCTTTATGTGCGGTGAGGTTAAATTCGCTTCTCAGATGGTTTTGACCTTTTCCAGCTTTCACAGGCAGAGCCACGGTGGCTGTAAGGCCGGGAAGATCGATTGTATGATAGGTGCTGCCCTTACCATGATGGAATATAACGGCACGGCGGGGGCCAGCCATCACAGGCAGAAGCTGATAGATATGATACACCGTGCGGAGACCCTTTATGGCTGCAGTCTTGCAGCTTCTTACGAAGGAAAGAAACAGCCCTCCGGAACTTTTTTCATTGATCCGGTGCTTGCCAACGCCTCCAAGATTCACGAAGGAAAGGAAATGGCCGAAGCTATCAGGCTTATGGTGGACATAGCAGGGGGATTTGTTTCCGATCTTCCTTCAGACAGAGACTTTGAAAATCCCGAGGTAGGAGGGCTTCTCAGGAAATACATGAAGGGCGTTGATGGTGTACCCGTTGAAAACAGAATACGTATGTTCCGTCTTATTGAAAAACTGGCTCTTGAAAGTGCCGATTTTGTATCGGATATTCACGGGGGTGGTTCTCCGGAAGCCCATCGGGTGACCATACTGCGTGAAGTCGATCTTGAAGAGAAAAAGAAGGCGGCAAAGCGTCTGGCCGGAATAGAGGAATAA
- a CDS encoding FAD-dependent oxidoreductase — MYSVLFEPAKLGQLTLKNRLIMTAMSTGFANPRGIVTERMLEYYATRAAGGVALVTVEEAYIHPLLPHIRNALGIYSDNLIPGLTALATRIHKEGSLASIQLGIYFRQTLNGFPRFAASAQAPDCINPCLELTKEEIKYIVELFVSAACRAKSAGFDAIEIHACHGCLISEFLSPYWNKRADEYGGSRNGRFRFALEILQRIRETLGADYPVIYRISGSEFHPEGFTEEDAIALSQELEKNGVTAINISGGLGHINHISIPPSDIPRGLLVPIAATVKSHVKVPVIVGNSMTPELASKVIREGKADFIGLGRPLIADPDLPNKLAENRVAEIRRCIRCNQGCFGALRQPERNGISCLYNPEAGREYEKPIKQAPKKKRVVVIGGGPAGCEAARVASLRGHKVTLLEKEELLGGQFNLASAAPGKKEFAMLVEFYSRELERLGVEIRLGTEATAEVLRELQGDVYIVATGSIPVLPCIPGVDLPHVSTAHDVLSGAVEVREDPVVVIGGGAVGLETADFLADRKLEISVVEMLDAVGRDLIPGTGVRESLLARLEKKGVRILTGCRAMVIEADSVVVSDRPLIGGGKEMRVPARRVVIAAGARPALCVPPDTSKKCECYYVGDCACPGNAMNAIHHAFDVARLI, encoded by the coding sequence ATGTACTCTGTTCTTTTTGAACCCGCAAAACTCGGCCAGCTAACCCTTAAAAACCGACTCATTATGACCGCCATGAGTACCGGCTTCGCGAACCCAAGAGGAATAGTTACCGAAAGAATGCTGGAATATTATGCCACCCGAGCCGCCGGCGGAGTGGCACTTGTAACGGTCGAAGAAGCCTATATCCATCCCCTGTTGCCCCATATCAGGAATGCCCTCGGAATTTACAGCGACAATCTAATACCGGGGCTTACGGCGCTTGCCACTCGAATCCACAAAGAAGGTTCTCTCGCATCCATACAGCTGGGAATCTATTTTCGTCAAACCCTGAACGGCTTCCCCAGGTTTGCAGCCTCGGCACAAGCCCCCGACTGCATAAACCCCTGTCTGGAACTCACAAAAGAAGAAATAAAATACATTGTTGAACTGTTTGTTTCCGCTGCTTGCCGGGCAAAATCAGCAGGGTTTGACGCCATAGAGATCCATGCGTGCCATGGTTGCCTGATCTCGGAGTTTCTTTCTCCTTACTGGAATAAGCGCGCCGATGAGTACGGCGGTTCAAGGAACGGGCGTTTCCGCTTCGCTCTAGAAATCCTGCAACGTATTAGAGAAACCCTCGGAGCCGATTACCCCGTTATTTATCGAATTTCGGGAAGCGAATTTCATCCGGAAGGCTTTACGGAAGAAGATGCAATAGCCCTGTCACAGGAGCTGGAAAAAAACGGCGTAACGGCCATCAACATATCAGGCGGCCTCGGTCACATTAATCACATATCCATACCCCCCAGTGACATTCCCAGAGGCCTCTTGGTACCGATAGCAGCAACAGTAAAGTCCCACGTTAAGGTCCCCGTAATAGTTGGAAACTCCATGACTCCAGAGCTGGCATCAAAAGTAATAAGAGAGGGAAAAGCAGACTTCATAGGCCTCGGTAGACCCCTTATAGCCGATCCCGATTTGCCCAACAAGCTTGCCGAAAACAGGGTTGCCGAAATACGCAGATGCATCCGCTGCAATCAGGGATGTTTTGGAGCTTTACGACAACCGGAACGCAACGGCATATCATGTCTCTACAATCCTGAAGCAGGCCGGGAGTACGAAAAACCGATAAAGCAGGCACCGAAGAAGAAACGGGTTGTTGTCATCGGAGGTGGGCCTGCCGGATGCGAGGCAGCCCGTGTTGCATCCCTGAGAGGACACAAGGTCACTTTACTGGAGAAAGAAGAGCTTCTCGGCGGCCAATTCAACCTTGCTTCCGCCGCTCCCGGCAAAAAAGAGTTTGCCATGCTCGTAGAATTTTATTCCAGGGAACTAGAGCGTCTGGGAGTGGAAATTCGCCTTGGAACCGAGGCAACGGCCGAGGTGTTAAGAGAGCTCCAGGGCGATGTTTACATTGTAGCAACAGGTTCTATACCCGTTTTGCCATGTATTCCCGGAGTCGATTTACCTCATGTCTCCACGGCTCACGATGTTCTATCAGGAGCCGTTGAGGTCAGGGAAGATCCTGTCGTTGTTATCGGCGGGGGAGCCGTCGGGCTTGAAACTGCTGATTTTCTGGCCGATCGGAAGCTGGAAATCAGCGTCGTAGAGATGCTCGATGCCGTTGGAAGAGATCTGATTCCGGGAACAGGGGTGCGGGAGTCACTATTAGCCAGGCTAGAAAAGAAGGGGGTGAGAATCTTAACGGGTTGCAGGGCCATGGTTATTGAGGCCGATTCAGTGGTTGTTTCTGATCGCCCGCTGATCGGCGGGGGAAAAGAAATGCGTGTGCCGGCTCGCCGTGTCGTTATTGCTGCTGGAGCAAGACCTGCTCTCTGTGTTCCACCTGATACTTCCAAAAAGTGCGAATGTTATTACGTGGGAGATTGCGCCTGTCCCGGAAACGCCATGAATGCAATTCACCATGCTTTTGATGTGGCCCGTCTGATCTAG
- a CDS encoding TRAP transporter substrate-binding protein, which yields MKRLWFRTSFITLLLTLFAFVLTPIATVHAQKTIRVATVALPETTIYKGLLKWQELLNDRSGGKLKVKILGRGVMGGDREMIEACRLGTLDSAVVSGSVIANIVPQFAMIAMPYLFNSHEEANAFLDGKIGQKLFKLLEEKEIVGIGWATWSFRGIWNNVRPINGPEDLKGLKIRTVETPLDMAIITYMGGIPTPMAWSECLMGLRQGTVDGISTTYGLGYDLKLYEIAKYATKTMHYYESAPLIMSKKLFSTFTPEEQKIIKETGAEAMKWARLQQQEVDEKSKELLEAKGVKVNYLTEAAFNEFRERTKPIYVSFRNKIGPEFMDEALQFLEELRKSQK from the coding sequence ATGAAAAGATTGTGGTTTAGAACGAGCTTTATAACCCTTTTACTAACGTTGTTTGCCTTTGTGTTAACTCCCATTGCCACGGTACATGCTCAAAAAACAATAAGGGTAGCCACCGTTGCCCTCCCCGAAACAACCATCTACAAGGGGCTCCTCAAATGGCAGGAGCTTCTAAACGATCGTTCGGGCGGTAAGCTGAAGGTGAAAATCCTGGGGCGTGGAGTAATGGGGGGCGATAGAGAAATGATAGAAGCATGTCGCCTGGGAACTCTTGACAGCGCCGTTGTGAGTGGCTCGGTAATTGCCAACATCGTACCTCAATTCGCAATGATAGCCATGCCCTATCTTTTCAACAGCCACGAAGAAGCCAATGCTTTCCTTGACGGTAAAATAGGTCAGAAGCTCTTTAAGCTCCTGGAGGAAAAGGAGATCGTGGGAATAGGCTGGGCAACATGGTCATTCCGAGGCATCTGGAATAACGTAAGACCTATAAACGGACCCGAAGATCTTAAAGGTCTCAAAATACGAACCGTAGAGACCCCTCTGGATATGGCAATAATAACCTACATGGGGGGAATCCCCACACCGATGGCCTGGAGCGAATGTCTTATGGGACTCAGGCAGGGCACTGTAGATGGCATTTCCACAACCTACGGTCTGGGCTATGACCTTAAGCTATATGAAATTGCCAAATACGCCACCAAAACAATGCACTATTATGAATCTGCTCCTCTGATTATGAGCAAAAAGCTTTTCAGCACCTTCACTCCGGAAGAGCAGAAAATAATCAAAGAAACGGGCGCTGAAGCGATGAAGTGGGCACGACTACAGCAACAGGAAGTGGATGAAAAATCAAAGGAACTCCTTGAAGCCAAGGGCGTTAAAGTGAATTATTTAACGGAAGCTGCTTTCAATGAATTTAGAGAAAGGACAAAACCCATATACGTCTCATTTCGCAACAAAATAGGCCCCGAGTTCATGGATGAAGCCCTTCAATTCCTGGAAGAATTGAGAAAGTCTCAAAAATAG
- a CDS encoding TRAP transporter small permease produces the protein MIRSVLNTISRGLTLVCIVFMAAIVAVLFYAVVMRYVFHNPPSWSMEVSRLMFLWTVMLGSALVTRENSHIQITFILNALPKTPRTIWMVTMNLAMLFICLIIITEGIRIYPTVSEALSPSLGLSMGWFYLCIPVGAFFMALYVTENLIRTVNEYIRSLRSERNPCH, from the coding sequence GTGATACGATCGGTTTTAAACACTATTTCCCGTGGCCTCACCCTTGTATGCATTGTTTTTATGGCAGCAATAGTGGCTGTTCTTTTCTACGCAGTCGTGATGCGATATGTGTTTCATAATCCACCGTCCTGGTCTATGGAAGTCAGCCGACTTATGTTTCTCTGGACTGTAATGCTGGGAAGTGCCCTGGTAACTCGGGAAAACAGTCACATTCAGATCACCTTCATTCTGAATGCCCTGCCGAAAACCCCACGTACTATCTGGATGGTCACAATGAACCTGGCAATGCTTTTTATCTGCCTGATAATTATCACGGAAGGTATAAGGATTTACCCAACAGTATCGGAAGCCCTTTCCCCAAGCCTCGGTCTCTCCATGGGCTGGTTCTATCTCTGTATTCCCGTTGGAGCCTTTTTTATGGCTCTTTACGTAACGGAAAATCTTATCAGAACCGTTAATGAATACATCAGATCACTCAGATCGGAGAGAAATCCATGTCATTGA
- a CDS encoding TRAP transporter large permease: MSLMLWVVAVFLFCCLMGMPLFFSFGISAAVACILGDLPLQIIAQRLMIGMDSFALLAIPGFVLAGEIMCIGGISRRAVDFSNSLVGHFRGGLSMVAVLTGMIMGGISGSAVADTAAVASVLVPLMEKEKYPKEFSSAVVGTAGPLGNIIPPSIPMIVYSMTAGLSLLDLFLAGYIPGMMIGFSLMAMCYIVCKKKGYGPSEGYRFSWATVWNTFRRSILAILTPLIIVGGIVSGVFTPTESAMIGVVYSLAVAIYAYRELKWSQVPTLLLNSAKTTAKLVIIIAAASVFSYISINEGIPELFQNFMFSISTNKWVVLFVLNIILLLTGLLLDILVATVIIVPVLIPLADALGINQLHMAMIFILNMSIGLLTPPVGYCLFVSSAISQVPVEKTALHAVPVIITMLIILFLINLFPQLTLVIPGMFG; this comes from the coding sequence ATGTCATTGATGTTATGGGTTGTTGCCGTTTTTCTGTTTTGTTGCCTTATGGGAATGCCGCTCTTCTTTTCCTTTGGAATATCCGCTGCGGTGGCATGTATACTCGGCGATCTTCCCCTGCAAATCATCGCTCAGCGTCTCATGATAGGGATGGACTCTTTCGCTTTGCTTGCAATTCCCGGATTTGTCCTTGCCGGTGAAATTATGTGTATCGGTGGAATTTCCAGGCGCGCCGTTGATTTTTCCAATTCGCTGGTCGGTCACTTCCGGGGCGGGTTGTCTATGGTCGCTGTTTTAACGGGCATGATCATGGGGGGAATTTCCGGATCTGCCGTGGCGGATACGGCCGCAGTAGCCTCGGTACTCGTGCCACTTATGGAAAAAGAAAAATATCCCAAGGAGTTTTCGTCGGCAGTTGTTGGAACCGCAGGCCCTCTGGGAAATATAATTCCGCCTTCAATACCGATGATTGTATATTCCATGACTGCCGGTCTTTCTCTTCTGGACCTTTTTCTGGCGGGTTACATACCAGGCATGATGATAGGGTTTAGCCTGATGGCTATGTGCTACATAGTATGCAAAAAGAAGGGATATGGTCCATCCGAGGGCTACCGCTTTTCCTGGGCTACGGTATGGAATACCTTCAGGCGTTCTATCCTGGCGATTCTTACCCCTCTGATTATAGTCGGAGGCATTGTAAGCGGAGTATTTACTCCCACAGAATCTGCAATGATCGGGGTCGTATATTCCCTTGCCGTAGCAATTTATGCCTATCGCGAGCTCAAGTGGTCTCAGGTTCCAACTCTTTTGCTGAACTCGGCAAAAACAACAGCAAAGCTGGTTATTATTATAGCCGCTGCATCGGTTTTTTCATACATTTCAATCAACGAGGGTATCCCCGAATTGTTTCAAAATTTTATGTTTTCAATATCGACGAATAAGTGGGTAGTATTATTTGTTTTAAATATCATACTTCTTCTAACGGGTCTTTTACTGGATATACTGGTAGCCACCGTAATCATAGTTCCTGTTCTGATTCCTCTCGCCGATGCTCTCGGTATAAACCAGTTACATATGGCAATGATCTTTATACTTAACATGTCAATAGGACTTCTTACCCCTCCGGTAGGATACTGCCTCTTCGTATCGTCGGCGATTTCTCAAGTTCCCGTGGAAAAGACAGCTCTTCATGCAGTTCCCGTAATTATTACCATGTTGATTATATTGTTTTTAATAAACCTCTTTCCTCAATTGACGCTGGTAATACCGGGTATGTTCGGATAA
- a CDS encoding cupin domain-containing protein: MYYVREGEVAGLELPGRLWKKLVGPEDGNCRNMIFGVVIFPPGSDPGSHRHENEEEIIYVISGRGETTVEGKVYRLEPGVAVFTSPGEEHGVKNTGSEPLVLISVFSPPVRPGSYDRKEPNPSANVKEENNG, translated from the coding sequence ATGTACTATGTCAGAGAAGGTGAAGTTGCAGGGCTTGAGTTGCCGGGACGGTTGTGGAAAAAACTCGTGGGACCTGAGGATGGAAACTGCCGCAATATGATATTTGGGGTGGTAATCTTCCCCCCGGGGAGCGATCCCGGATCTCACAGGCATGAGAACGAAGAGGAGATCATATATGTGATTTCAGGGCGGGGAGAGACCACGGTAGAAGGCAAGGTTTACAGGCTAGAACCTGGAGTTGCGGTTTTCACAAGTCCCGGTGAGGAACATGGCGTAAAAAACACCGGAAGCGAACCACTGGTATTAATCAGCGTTTTCAGCCCACCTGTACGTCCCGGGTCTTATGACCGAAAAGAACCAAATCCATCAGCTAATGTTAAGGAGGAGAACAATGGATAG